The genomic DNA aacaacaataataataatgctctgcaaaaaaatgtcatggtgttcctttcaaattaaaacgtCCTAGTTCAAATTGCTCACTATAAAACAACCAGAAATACaattttttatcaatttaattTTGCATTTCTCATGCTGTCAATACCATTTGACTGCgaccactcactcacccactcggTCATTCTAATCCCTTAAACAGTCTCAGTGCACCAGTgtacataaataacaacaacctAATGTGCAGATGTTGTAAATAAAGGGCCTTGTTTTTGTATTGTCACATAGTCCAAGACGTTAAACCTGTGGAATGGAGAGGGAAAAATGGGGAAGGGTTTAAAAGAAATTACAGTAgagggtgattttttttcccactcataAGGAAACCTTGATGACACAGTAGCTTCACACAGTTTGAATAGTTGTCTCCAGACTACAGGGGGCACTAGAGAATTCCACAGAGAATAATCTGGGACTTTCTGAGGAGCTCAgttgtttgaaatgtgtttggaTATAATGTCGTCTTGGTTTGTTGTATAGAGCCGTGCATGTTcctttatatctatatatgtatatgtggatatatatatacatatatagatataaatatatataagtatgttATCTTAGTGTAGCCAGTAGAATAGAATAcagcaaaatattaaaaaactgCATCAGCAACACGGTGTCTGTGGATTTTCCTGATTCAGTCTTTCCTCAGTCTTGACCTCCTTTGACCTTATTGATGTGACGACCCAGTCAGGATTTTAGCTGAAGTGTCCGAGTATGAGTTCTTTTCTCAGCTCCTCTGCGTGGCTGTCTCGCTCCTCAGGTCTCTGCTCTAGGCTCTCGTGCTGTTCGGGGGGGACGGTCCTCTCCATGGTCCAGGCGTCCAGTCCAGACTGTAGGGAGGCGTTGTGGAGGACACAGCAGGCCAGCAGGATGGACGAACTCCTCTCCGGAGAATACTTCACAAGGAGATAAGGGGAAACTATTTGTATGCTGTCCTTTTTTTGATATTGCTTATTGATCCGGTGCTTGGTGGTATTTTTATTGGTTCTTTTCAAGAGAAAGAATTAAAGAAAGTAAGTAAAGATATACATTTCTCATTCTCTgctattttaaagcagttataactatttttaatataaacaattaTGTTTTATACAACACCCTCATTGGTGGGACGATATaagaaaggaaaatacaaaCTGCATAGCTAtttacaacaacataaaaaagtggATAAATGTCCATAAATTCAGTTTGgccattgatttatttgtacagAGAGCTTATCTTTTAACTGACTAATAGTTACTATTAACGCATGGTTGCATGATTTCAGTGGGTTCCTGCTAGATCATTTTAGCTCTAATTTGATTACGtcttacattttcattttgaaaactggAAGACGCAAATATTCTAAGGAGCTTTATACAGGatttacaaaatattttaatCTACTAATTTATAATGAATAGATAAATTTGTGTTTAGACTTCTAGTGATTATTTATTCTTATGGGTTGAAGTGAAGTTTTTCAAGTGGAAAATAATCACTGTCAATCTAAAGGGTCATGGTAAGggcagaaatgaatgaatatataataatgtataatttgtCATCTAATGTATCCTTCACTTGTTTAATACAGAAATTGTTTTCcgatattttcatttttatgcgATTTCCATCAATCATAATACCTAACAATAGTCATTAGTTCAACAATTCCAGAATAAATCTTGGCttcttccaaaatttgaaatgaaatcctAATAAAAGGAGAGTACCTGTAAGTATCCTTTGGTGCTGTCTAAACATCTGAATCTGGTCTGGATGGCTCGGAAGGTCCTGTCCACTATCTCATGAGTGGCAGCGTGGGCCAGATTATACTGGAACTCTGCCGGGGTTTGTGGGCTGGTGACCGGCGTCATTAACCACTTCCTCAGGGGGTATCGACAGTCACCTGGGAAAACGGAAAATCCTTTAACTTACCACCTCTCaagtcagtggttctcaaagtctgggttgggacccacagatgggtcatgggAGAATTtatttgggtccccaaacaaatttgctgaattttcccAACAGTTTTATCAAGAATTGTATGATATGTGCATTAAATTAGAGAGGCACTGATACGATACCACTATTGGGTCCAACGCGTCCCTcatatttgatatatttaaattattattaacttattacaaattattacatgtcatttagcagacgcttttatccaaagcgacttacaaaagtgcatttaaacatttgggtacaaataagagctagaagtaagtaagagcttcaagtagatcaaactatgaagtgctagtcataagtgcgatgtacaagtttgtttgttttttttgtcgtcttagtcgaatACCATTTTGTGTATCCTCAAGCGAGCTGAAATAAGCAGCAATAAGAGGAGGCGGAAAGTAGTATCTAAAGCACCAATACAACGCACAGCAAAGGATTTGCCACTAAATGTGAACTATTATTTATTGGAATCAAATTATGTTTCTACACTTTTGCTTGCCTAAAAATGTGGTGTTCCATTACAAATGAGACTACCTTTTAAGTTGCTGAACATATCTGGATTTAAATACCACAACATAAGCTGAAACACTGATCTCTTGTCTTACtatattcatcttttgatgtcaaacccaaatgttttacagcaaaaataaaggaattgttCGGACTGTGAATGTTTTAACAGTTGGCAATGGTATCTAACGTTGTATTTTGTTCACAGTCAAAGTGACAGTGTTAAATACtgttttcaaacagaaaaatgtggtATCTGTGCATCCCTACATAAAATGAAGCCCTAATTAATTTGCCAAGCATATCTTGGAATTTCTTCATTTAATACTTAAAAATACAGGTTGTTTCTCTAGGCTCattaaaagttttcttttgagatgtttgtgctgtaaatacactctaaaataaaatatcaactgTATTACTTGCTTAAAATTgagttattacctttcatttcagataatacctggtttatttcttttgatttttaatattaaatgaacGATACTtttgtgtgttagaaacaatgaaatatggtcaaattccactgcaatacaaataattaggcttgaAATGAAGGAAACTTTTGAAAAAATTGTTGTCGATTCCATGTATTTTCATATCGAGTGTATtccacaaatgtattcaacataataaatatgatgattatcaatgcaacagcctttaaaaccagaaaaGGTCATAACAGATATCTTATtacgatatgacaatatccaaaatctaagaacATATCTTGTCTTGTGTCAAGATATAGGTGTAACATCAATATGCCCAGTCCTATTAAATGTTACAGACATTAACTACTTTGTGCATTTTCTCATGATTGATATTGTTTGCAATCCCTAAAAGTATAGAAAGTGaggggaaacactggtttactgctgtgttggtattgttgtgttgtgtcctcTCACCCAGCAACCAGCCTTTGTCGTTGTTCTGCAACTGTTTGTAGATGGCAGATCTTTCCAGCACTTCAGTGTCCTTGAGTCCACCGGGCCAGTGGGTCTCTGCACTGAGTAACAATCCCCGAGCATCACACACAAGCTGGCAGCCCACAGAGTGAAACCCCCTCCTGTTCACATATGACGTGTCTTCACTATTTGGAGCTTTGATGGCGACCTGAAGAGGAGCAGACGTGGAGGAGAGGCAGGGGTcagcacagagcacacacacgtTCCAATTCAACTAAAAAGAAAGTGATTACAGTGTCATATAATAAACCTGAACACAGTCCAGCACGCCTTCAACTTCTGGAAATCCTGCAACTCTCTGAAACTCCTGGTAGGACAGCTCTCTGCTGGATGGATCCCTGTGAGGTAAACATGATTATAATTGGAGGGTTACtatctttataaataaatagatgttgttTGATTACTGTTCACCAATAGATAGAGAGTGTTAAATTTAGCAGCATGTGAAGTTGTATGTTGCAACTGAACCCGAGTAGCCTTTAGTTGGTGGTCTGAAAAGTCTGTCTCCATGGAGAGTGACCTGGTAACTGAAGtgaatataaaaggctcatccTGGGGTTATGGAAAACAACGATTCATTCATTGTCCACAATttctgacaaatgaaaaaatgatttcacctacattttaaCACACTGGCCCTGTAACAGTTATCACTCTAAAGAAATGAATATATTTTCCTTTAATAATTACCAGTATAGTATCATATTCATATCATGTTAAACTTATTCGTTGCAAAGGAACAAGAAGAGGAATTTGGTGGATTTTTCCAAAGTAGTGCCATTTGGGTAGCTCCAATATACAGAAACTACATGAAGCTTTGGCcaaaatagggctgcaactaataattgttttcatatttgattaatCCGTTCGATTAACGGAATATTAGTTtggaatactttttttttgctaaatatATTTGAACCCTGCATTCTCTTGCTTAATATTCATGACATGTGCTATTTGGTTGTTGTTAGTGGTATTGTAAACCACTTGGCATCCACAATGTTGCATAAATGACTCataatttaatcattcatttcCTTGGGTTCAtaccttttaaatgtgatgaactGAGGAGCCTGCTTCACCAGGGCTTTGGTCACATTTGACACACATCTTGATATCGAGGCCTGGCTGATCCCTATAGTATCTCCCATATACGTCTGGTATGAGCCTGAAGTGTAAAAACCCAAAGCAGCCAACACCTGGACCTCAGAACTGATGGCTCTGGACCGCAGGGTCCGTCGAGAGAGATCCTAATAAGAGACATAGGAGTAGTAGACATGTGAAACATATGAGACATGAGTTCATTTTCACgggtgattatattggacaaaggatgttggtGATGGAGCTCCAAgccaggaggaaaagaggaagactaCAGACAAGGTTCATGAATGTTTTGGAGGACATGGGGACAGTTTGTGTAACAgtagaggacacaagggagggGACAAGGTGAGGCAGATgctccgctgtggcgacccctaaagggagaagctgcaAGAAGAAGATGATTCAAAAGCGAGTATGAGGACACACTCACGTCTCTCAGTAATTCCACCAGATAGTGAATAAACTCTCTGGGGAAGCCAAACTGTGTGAGGAGGACATTGTCTGACACAGAACCCAGGTCAAAGCGGTCCAGCGTCTTTTGACCTCGACCATGTAGAAGTAGGTCACAATCCAAGATGGCTATAGAGATTGCCATGCTGTGggtaataaaatatttacatcagTGCATTAATTAGATTGTTCAGGTTTGTTGTTGCATAAATCTCTGTGCCATGTTTTAAAGAAATCATATTTGATAATTATCATTTAAAACCAGGGCTAGACAATATCAGCAAAAACATAACATGATATCTGAAAAAGTTTTAAATCAGTTGATATTGCAATGAATGTCACATGACTAAAGACTGAGTTTCACTCCTTAGTGAAACCagttaattgtgtttttcaaacttcTTTAGggtcagaaaataaacacttgttAAAAGTAGTTGTCAAGTAATGAATTgataaaatatgtacatatataatgtgtaaacatgatataaatacatactgaacctttgttatattgatattgaggcaaattatatcacaatgttttgttgaattattgcaaaatacaatttaaaacattatgTTCAATACTTCTTCAAAAAATTCAACCACAACATCATAAGCAGTCGCTGgttgctattttttttacagtgcagagcACTCTTATGGGTCACCAATGGCCTCATCAAAGGACAGTGATGGaagtgagtttttttctttttatcacaGTTATATAATCAGAAGGACATGGAACAGAAAAAGACCAGGAGCAGGTGTATAACACTTGTTTTGAGTACTCAGAGTAGAGTTATATTTTACAATATATGTGTGTTACTTATACTAGAAGCAGCATGCAttgtgatgacatcatttacAGATATCAACTTTAATCATCCTCAACATGACACAAGGGATAGGGTGAGATGGAAGCAGTCGATGGTAGCACCTAAAAAGAGAAGCCAAAAGAACTAACTCATCCTCAGTCATGATGAACATAGTAATACAGTTAGAGAACGTAAGACAccaaacaatgtaaaaaaataaataaaaaataggtCGATAGAGTTGATGGAAATGCATTCAATTACAGGCAAGAGAGTAATAATAGTTTTCACCTCCACTCAGCAGGTTATGTCATTGTGACCAGTCAAGatgacattgttattattaactaATACATGAACTAATAATATAGATAAACTAATTATAGCcgttttttgtatatttttgatgAGCCTGTATGTCCTGAAAGGCATTGAAAGTTTAATGACTTCCCTTTACCCCAAATGACCAGTTATGAGAAGCATATCATTTTCTACAAATGATCTAGTATATCTTATATGTTACAAATTCACTGTTCCTGTTTGTAAAGAAATATGACTTCCTGTGCAGAGTCTGGTTAATATATGACAATGTATACTAAAACACACTTATATAATTACTTATTAATTACTTTATAATGTGCGCATGACATACTTGTAAATACCTTAAAGCATTACACTTGAAGAGAGCAGGTGTCGTTAATAGAGAAACAACACAGTGTGATGGCAGTAGCTTGTTTGTACTGACACTTGTCAGTAgaaattaaaacattgttttctttatagTAAACACTGCATTTAACcagttatattttcttttttttattaggatCTGTAGCCGATATCGCATCCACTACTTTGTCCTGTTCAAAGTGCTCGCTTCACCATTCAGACGACGTGCAGGTtcagcagcacagtgacagCGTCCGCTCTGCTGAGactgaggagcaggaggacatgACATCCCTTCTGCCTCTCCCAGATGAAGAGGGAAGTTTTGCTTGTGCAGACTGTGAGAAGAGCTTCAAGTTCCAGTCTTTACTTAAAGCCCATCAGCGCATCCACACAGGTGAACAGCCGTTCCTCTGTTCACAGTGCGGACGGCGTTTCTCCTTCAAACAGTCACTGGAGCggcacaagcagacacacaagTC from Solea senegalensis isolate Sse05_10M unplaced genomic scaffold, IFAPA_SoseM_1 scf7180000012410, whole genome shotgun sequence includes the following:
- the LOC122759815 gene encoding putative nuclease HARBI1, which codes for MAISIAILDCDLLLHGRGQKTLDRFDLGSVSDNVLLTQFGFPREFIHYLVELLRDDLSRRTLRSRAISSEVQVLAALGFYTSGSYQTYMGDTIGISQASISRCVSNVTKALVKQAPQFITFKRDPSSRELSYQEFQRVAGFPEVEGVLDCVQVAIKAPNSEDTSYVNRRGFHSVGCQLVCDARGLLLSAETHWPGGLKDTEVLERSAIYKQLQNNDKGWLLGDCRYPLRKWLMTPVTSPQTPAEFQYNLAHAATHEIVDRTFRAIQTRFRCLDSTKGYLQYSPERSSSILLACCVLHNASLQSGLDAWTMERTVPPEQHESLEQRPEERDSHAEELRKELILGHFS